One Aegilops tauschii subsp. strangulata cultivar AL8/78 chromosome 7, Aet v6.0, whole genome shotgun sequence genomic window carries:
- the LOC141027620 gene encoding uncharacterized protein encodes MGAPFSSAVQWWGEWQLHVLALGSLVIQYFLAIFAGCRKDESPPWFRFLTWLAFLGSDAVAIYGLATLFNRQRCQQLRSSAQESHALQVLWAPILLMHLGGQVVITAYNLEDNELWRRHIVTALSQVAVVLWVLYKSWGSPLETKRFKAAAILLFIAGILKCLQKPWALKSASFHSLANSCGPVQRNESREEELKKYVDEAKAFVLSDATNRRTQLCLAPEKLFIDFAYPYCDRLTNLKSFLVDGVDRAYGSLQDGLSDIFEVLYTRKKMKDDDTCLGCCGWITTHICLYPVVIAYLLISGRVKNRVDFAVTTALLFGTALLEHIAPKCTSEEDAWPRRVSQHSVIGYFARNRRHTMLRRFMGFFQCKDLLDQNWSMEPCYSSVDITKLVHRHVLDGWKEYINDAESYREFSDIRGQWSLVRESCDESLGWSLEKPFDESVLLWHMATDFCFHQMDTSTDNECVSPSREISNYMMHLLFMNPEMLMAGSRSNLFKTVYRQLSGILKGESTSGQERRLVQITIDKVKANDDLKETFIHDAWLLAEGLMGIGDES; translated from the exons atgGGTGCACCATTCTCGAGTGCTGTGCAATGGTGGGGTGAGTGGCAGCTGCACGTCCTGGCTCTGGGCAGCCTTGTCATCCAGTACTTCCTCGCTATTTTTGCCGGCTGCCGCAAGGATGAATCACCGCCGTGGTTCAGATTTCTCACCTGGCTCGCGTTCCTGGGGAGTGACGCCGTGGCGATATATGGCCTCGCCACGCTCTTCAACCGGCAAAGGTGCCAGCAGCTACGCAGCTCTGCCCAGGAAAGCCATGCTCTGCAGGTGCTTTGGGCACCTATCTTGCTGATGCACCTTGGCGGGCAGGTCGTCATAACAGCCTATAATCTCGAAGATAACGAGCTATGGAGGCGGCACATCGTTACCGCGCTATCTCAG GTTGCAGTAGTCCTATGGGTGCTCTACAAGTCATGGGGGTCGCCACTAGAGACTAAGAGGTTTAAAGCTGCTGCGATATTGCTTTTCATTGCTGGGATTCTCAAATGCTTACAGAAGCCATGGGCTcttaagagcgctagctttcatAGCCTAGCTAATTCTTGCGGTCCAGTTCAGCGGAATGAAAGCAGGGAAGAAGAGCTTAAAAAATATGTTGATGAAGCAAAGGCTTTTGTTCTAAGCGACGCGACCAACAGGCGAACGCAACTATGTTTGGCACCCGAGAAGCTATTCATCGACTTTGCCTATCCCTATTGTGATCGCCTTACCAATCTGAAGTCTTTTTTGGTGGATGGCGTTGATAGAGCTTATGGGTCACTCCAGGACGGACTATCCGACATTTTTGAAGTTCTCTACACCAGAAAGAAGATGAAAGATGATGATACATGTCTTGGTTGTTGTGGTTGGATCACAACACATATTTGCTTATATCCGGTAGTTATTGCCTATTTGCTCATCTCCGGCCGTGTAAAAAACCGTGTGGATTTTGCTGTGACAACTGCACTATTGTTTGGCACTGCTCTGCTGGAGCACATTGCCCCAAAATGTACGAGTGAAGAGGACGCGTGGCCTAGGAGGGTTTCCCAGCATAGCGTTATAGGATACTTTGCCCGCAACAGAAGGCACACCATGTTGAGGAGATTCATGGGGTTCTTTCAATGCAAGGACTTGCTTGACCAAAATTGGTCTATGGAACCTTGCTACTCGTccgtggacatcacaaagttaGTCCATCGACATGTTCTAGATGGGTGGAAGGAGTACATAAATGACGCCGAGAGCTATAGGGAGTTCAGTGACATAAGGGGACAGTGGTCACTCGTGCGTGAGAGCTGTGATGAAAGCCTGGGCTGGAGCTTAGAGAAGCCGTTTGATGAGAGCGTCCTTCTCTGGCACATGGCCACAGATTTCTGCTTTCATCAGATGGACACATCCACTGACAATGAATGTGTCTCTCCGTCTAGAGAAATATCCAATTATATGATGCATCTATTGTTTATGAATCCTGAGATGCTAATGGCAGGCAGCCGAAGCAATCTTTTCAAAACTGTTTATCGACAACTCAGTGGCATCCTTAAGGGTGAGAGCACATCAGGTCAGGAGAGGAGGCTTGTGCAGATCACCATTGACAAGGTGAAGGCCAATGATGACTTAAAGGAAACTTTTATTCACGATGCTTGGCTACTTGCTGAAGGATTGATGGGTATAGGTGATGAGAGTTAG
- the LOC141026521 gene encoding uncharacterized protein, with protein MERKYSVSSDISYLTILALAELEGYGMEAFLTYVKEEGKGLEGVEVLDSEEALEQMLDLFVDKKILNITVGKPTDPSPADVNMDHSLLEEQIPISNVGEEVVYSVSQQGVLYPLQNATLAPEIPEEPYLNTQHSCNLNKGKNVVEEEEDVEVEHEEDGDEDEDEMDKSSSDFEFFRGDYKGQTISYKAWCRGEDEAGTGTSYKPREEEDTAEHYCGANSEPSEFWEEDQILSEHEEPSVVPEKGAKKLKPVRKPGPTINSHSEPENIKFEDFVPEPDEYCFPGDFGLSDEEEVPRLPSGRKRRLKKRKERRWYDPSVPDAHE; from the exons ATGGAGAGAAAGTATTCAGTTTCTTCAGATATTAGTTATCTGACCATATTAGCATTGGCTGAGTTGGAGGGGTATGGAATGGAGGCTTTTCTGACTTATGTAAAGGAAGAGGGAAAGGGCTTGGAGGGGGTGGAGGTCCTGGATAGTGAGGAGGCATTAGAGCAAATGCTTGACTTATTTGTTGATAAGAAGATCCTGAACATCACTGTCGGAAAGCCTACTGATCCAAGCCCAGCAGATGTTAATATGGATCACAGCTTGCTTGAGGAACAGATTCCCATTAGTAATGTTGGTGAGGAAGTTGTTTATAGTGTTTCCCAACAAGGTGTCCTGTATCCACTCCAGAATGCAACTTTGGCACCAGAAATCCCTGAGGAGCCCTATCTTAACACACAACATAGTTGTAATTTGAACAAGGGGAAAAATGttgtggaagaagaagaagatgtagAAGTAGAACATGAGGAAGATggagatgaagatgaagatgagatGGACAAATCTTCTTCAGATTTTGAGTTTTTTAGgggtgattacaaagggcagacAATATCATACAAGGCTTGGTGTAG GGGTGAAGATGAGGCTGGCACAGGGACAAGTTATAAGCCTAGGGAAGAGGAAGATACTGCAGAGCACTATTGTGGAGCAAACTCAGAACCATCCGAGTTTTGGGAGGAAGACCAAATCCTTTCTGAACATGAAGAACCCTCAGTTGTACCAGAGAAAGGAGCAAAGAAGCTTAAGCCTGTCAGAAAACCAGGCCCAACTATCAACTCACACAGTGAGCCTGAAAACATCAAGTTTGAAGATTTTGTGCCTGAACCTGATGAATACTGCTTTCCAGGTGATTTTGGCCTTAGTGATGAAGAAGAAGTTCCAAGGTTGCCTTCTGGTAGGAAGAGAAGgttgaagaagaggaaggagaggaggTGGTATGATCCATCAGTCCCTGATGCACATGAGTAG